The Haladaptatus cibarius D43 genome contains the following window.
CCGTAGTGGCTTTTCTAGCTTCTGCGACTCGCTCATGGTTTGGGTATCGTCGCTACTGGATTCGTTTCAATGCCGTAGTGGCTTTTCTAGCTTCTGCGACGATGACGTGGACGTGGGGCGACCAATAGACCTGACTGGTTTCAATGCCGTAGTGGCTTTTCTAGCTTCTGCGACACCGCTTCGTTCGCAACGACCACGTCGTAGAGTGGTTTCAATGCCGTAGTGGCTTTTCTAGCTTCTGCGACGCCGCGAACCCCGTCACGGAGGGGAACGATGAGTAAGTTTCAATGCCGTAGTGGCTTTTCTAGCTTCTGCGACTGCGGGCATTTCAACGTTCACTTGCTTCTTGTCGTGTTTCAATGCCGTAGTGGCTTTTCTAGCTTCTGCGACCCATCGCTTTACCCAAGGCTTCACGGTTCTTCAGGAAGTTTCAATGCCGTAGTGGCTTTTCTAGCTTCTGCGACCGGGCGGGAGTCGCTATTCTACCACGTATATCCCAGTTTCAATGCCGTAGTGGCTTTTCTAGCTTCTGCGACATGATGAGCGACCCGCCGTACTTCCTGATTTTGTAGTTTCAATGCCGTAGTGGCTTTTCTAGCTTCTGCGACCAACGTTCTCGAGGGCGACCGAAGCGGCTTCCGCGAAGTTTCAATGCCGTAGTGGCTTTTCTAGCTTCTGCGACAACGACTCCGGTAGTTTGCCAATAGAGTGGTAGGTTTCAATGCCGTAGTGGCTTTTCTAGCTTCTGCGACTGATGGCCGACCATATCTCCGGACAGCGAATGCAGTGTTTCAATGCCGTAGTGGCTTTTCTAGCTTCTGCGACTATGAAGCAGAAATCGAGCGAGAAATCGAACGAATCGGTTTCAATGCCGTAGTGGCTTTTCTAGCTTCTGCGACGCGGTCAGCATTGGGTGCGATGGTGTCGGGGTGACCCGTTTCAATGCCGTAGTGGCTTTTCTAGCTTCTGCGACAAGCGCGAGGACGGCTGTGAGCATTTCCATGAATGCTGTTTCAATGCCGTAGTGGCTTTTCTAGCTTCTGCGACGTTCTGGTACTGCTCTTCCAGCAGTTGACGGCCAAGCTGTTTCAATGCCGTAGTGGCTTTTCTAGCTTCTGCGACGCGACTGGAAGGACTCAACGCAGTCCTCTTCCCGTTCGGTTTCAATGCCGTAGTGGCTTTTCTAGCTTCTGCGACAGCCATTTACGCTCCCAGTGGTCACGGTCACTAAAGAGTTTCAATGCCGTAGTGGCTTTTCTAGCTTCTGCGACTTAAGCCACTCTCCAATATCCAGCCCACCATCTCCGCGTTTCAATGCCGTAGTGGCTTTTCTAGCTTCTGCGACGCGCGCGACAGCATGGTGGCACGTCGAACGAGTGTTTCAATGCCGTAGTGGCTTTTCTAGCTTCTGCGACAGCGGTTGCCGGTGGGAGGTGAGGTCGGAGGGAAATGTTTCAATGCCGTAGTGGCTTTTCTAGCTTCTGCGACTTGGTGCATCGTCGCCGACCGTGCCGGTTGAGACATTGTTTCAATGCCGTAGTGGCTTTTCTAGCTTCTGCGACAGACCAACACCGGCTACGACCCGACCGGCGACGACCTGTTTCAATGCCGTAGTGGCTTTTCTAGCTTCTGCGACCTGCGTGTTCTCGCGTCATGCAGACGCACCACCGTCATGTTTCAATGCCGTAGTGGCTTTTCTAGCTTCTGCGACCAGTTGTTCCACCGGGTTCCGAATCATCCGAACACGTTTCAATGCCGTAGTGGCTTTTCTAGCTTCTGCGACAGGGGGTGAAATTCTACCGAGAGGCCCAATAAAGCTTTCTCTGCAACCGAAACCAGACCCAAATTTCATCGACCCCTGCCGTACAGAGAGTTTAAAAAGGTCGATGAAGAACTCACCTTAGCCGCGACTCGTCACACGCTCAGAGAACGTTCGACTGTTCGTCTGGCGGGGTCACTCCGAGGTCGGTGATGTTCCCCAAACATGATTCACAGAGGCGGTATATCCGAATCCGGTCGCCGTCTTCTGGGTCGATATGCGATTCCAACTCGTCCTGCAGTTCGACGCGCTGAGTCTTCGTTATTTCGAGTTCGAATACGCTGTACTGCTGCCACGCCCCGTATCGCTGGAGCGTTTGATAGACGCGGCGGCGGTTCGAGTCATCACTGACGTCATACACGATTGCGAGGCGCATGGTTATCGGGTGAATGTAAGCGCGTGGTAGTCGTCCAATTCACCGACGATGGCTTTCCGGAGGAGGATGACCTGCTGGCGAATCGCCTTTCTCCGACTCACCGAATAGTCGAAATACGGATGCGTGAACTCCTCTTTCATGTAGTTGTCAAACTTCGAGAGATAGGTTTTGAATGCCTCGTCACGAAGGCGATTGTCCCGATTGAAGTCGTCGTGGGTAATCGTTCCGCGATTCACGAGGCGAGTGACGAACGCATCGCAGAAACTCGTTCGGAACTCTTCTTGGAGGTCGAGCGCGAGCGACGGTTTTCCATGGCGGTCTGCATGCAGAACACCGAGGAAGGGGTCGAGGTTGTACTGCCGGAGGCCACTCAGTACTTCGTTTTTCATCATCACGTAAGTCAGCGAGAGGAGTGAGTTGATGTGGTCTTCCGGAGGCCGTTTCGTCCGCTTCTCGAACGTCCAGCCGTCTGCGAGTGTTTCGTCCAAGCGCGAAAAGTAGCGTTCGGCAGCCTCACCTTCGGTTCCCCGGAGCTCGTCCTTGTTCGTCGCGTTTTCAGCACGCACACCGAGATCTTTCAGCAAATCGGTTCCGTGAACCCCTTTCCGGCCGAGAAGCGTTCGTCCGTTGCGAATCTTCGCGGCAATCATCGCGCAAGCAATGGCGAGCTCATCGTCCGACGAGAGGGCGTATTGTGCGCGCCGAACCTCTGCGATGGTGTTTTTCTCAGGGACGAAACTCCCACGGTACTTGCCATGCTGGGTGAAATAGTTCAGGACAATGCCGTGTTCGTTCGCTCGTGCGACGAATGGTGTGCTGAAGTTCACCCCACCGAAGACGTTGATCGTGTCGAGTTGTTCCGTGGGATACGAAACGAGTTTGTCTCCGTCACCGTCCACATCCCAGACGACGATTCGGCCTCCATCGGTTCGAACCTGCGTTCCCTGTTTCGTGATGTAGACGACCGATTCATCGAACATTCCTTCAGTTGCTTTCATTGTGTATCTCCTGCTCGAATGCAGTGCCCGTTGCTTTGTCGGGTTCAAGCATCGCGGTTTCTTCTGGCATACAGTACTCGCGGGCCGAACAGGCCTCGCACTTTTTTCGATTGTCAGTAAGTGGTGGAACCGATTCGACAGACATCGACCGCATCGCTTCGATTTGTTCCTGAACCGTTTTGCGGTGGTTTTCAGTGATTGGAATATGCATCCGCTGATCGGTTTCGTAGAGGTAAATCGCCCCTTCACGAACAGATTCACCGAGATGTTCTTCTAGTAGCAGACAGTATCCTGCGAGTTGGAGTTCGTCGCTCCGATAATAGTCGCCACTTTCGGCACGTTTCCGTTCGACGGGAACGACTTGGTCATTACCGAGATCCAGCACATCGATCTTGCCCTTGAGTCCCAACTCCTCGGATTCG
Protein-coding sequences here:
- the cas2 gene encoding CRISPR-associated endonuclease Cas2 encodes the protein MRLAIVYDVSDDSNRRRVYQTLQRYGAWQQYSVFELEITKTQRVELQDELESHIDPEDGDRIRIYRLCESCLGNITDLGVTPPDEQSNVL
- the cas1 gene encoding CRISPR-associated endonuclease Cas1, with protein sequence MKATEGMFDESVVYITKQGTQVRTDGGRIVVWDVDGDGDKLVSYPTEQLDTINVFGGVNFSTPFVARANEHGIVLNYFTQHGKYRGSFVPEKNTIAEVRRAQYALSSDDELAIACAMIAAKIRNGRTLLGRKGVHGTDLLKDLGVRAENATNKDELRGTEGEAAERYFSRLDETLADGWTFEKRTKRPPEDHINSLLSLTYVMMKNEVLSGLRQYNLDPFLGVLHADRHGKPSLALDLQEEFRTSFCDAFVTRLVNRGTITHDDFNRDNRLRDEAFKTYLSKFDNYMKEEFTHPYFDYSVSRRKAIRQQVILLRKAIVGELDDYHALTFTR
- the cas4 gene encoding CRISPR-associated protein Cas4, with the protein product MTSELVNVSDLNQYSYCPRRYWYLHFYNTQGRNYYRVEGKTKHENQSTRGNWLNELYLESEELGLKGKIDVLDLGNDQVVPVERKRAESGDYYRSDELQLAGYCLLLEEHLGESVREGAIYLYETDQRMHIPITENHRKTVQEQIEAMRSMSVESVPPLTDNRKKCEACSAREYCMPEETAMLEPDKATGTAFEQEIHNESN